In Tsuneonella amylolytica, one genomic interval encodes:
- a CDS encoding GNAT family N-acetyltransferase, whose protein sequence is MEHPVRPYDVRDPRADLLEVRPWRSPPGGSGWDGLAVRASEPNPFAERWCLAPALAAFDAAGGAMLAHYTVGGETTGIVPLARSARYDRYPLPHIGNWLHANAFLGTPLVAAGHEHGFWQALLQWADDNAGRALFLHFEGLAAEGPLFAALRDVCTAQGRARAIVHRHDRALLRSDLSPEAYFEGSMSAKKRKELRRQANRLADEGTVAFERREDAAGLDRWTAEFLALEAAGWKGAQGSAMASDPAKARFFADALAGAAAAGKLERIAIRLDGRPIAMLANFLAPPGAFSFKTAYDEGLARFSPGVLLQRENLALLSRRDIAWTDSCAAPDHPMIERIWREKRTIVRTSIAIGGRGRRALASAIFAAETRGQSRGQ, encoded by the coding sequence ATGGAGCATCCGGTCCGGCCATACGACGTGCGTGATCCGCGGGCGGACCTTCTCGAGGTGCGCCCGTGGCGCTCGCCGCCCGGCGGCTCCGGATGGGATGGGCTCGCGGTCCGCGCTTCCGAACCCAACCCGTTCGCCGAACGATGGTGCCTGGCGCCCGCACTCGCGGCGTTCGACGCGGCGGGCGGCGCGATGCTGGCGCACTACACCGTCGGCGGCGAGACCACGGGCATCGTCCCCCTCGCCCGGTCGGCCCGTTACGACCGCTATCCGCTGCCGCACATCGGAAACTGGCTGCATGCCAACGCCTTCCTCGGCACCCCGCTCGTCGCCGCGGGGCACGAGCACGGGTTCTGGCAGGCGCTGCTGCAATGGGCCGACGACAACGCCGGTCGCGCGCTGTTCCTTCATTTCGAAGGGCTCGCCGCCGAAGGTCCGCTGTTTGCCGCCTTGCGCGACGTATGCACCGCACAGGGGCGGGCCCGGGCCATCGTCCACCGTCACGACCGCGCGCTTCTGCGATCCGATCTTTCGCCCGAGGCCTATTTCGAAGGATCGATGAGCGCGAAGAAGCGCAAGGAACTGCGCCGCCAGGCCAACCGCCTGGCCGACGAAGGGACCGTTGCCTTCGAGCGCCGGGAGGATGCCGCCGGGCTCGATCGCTGGACCGCCGAATTCCTCGCGCTCGAGGCGGCGGGGTGGAAAGGGGCCCAAGGCTCGGCAATGGCGAGCGATCCCGCCAAGGCCCGCTTCTTCGCCGATGCGCTCGCCGGTGCCGCCGCCGCCGGCAAACTGGAACGGATCGCGATCCGGCTCGACGGCCGGCCGATCGCGATGCTGGCCAATTTCCTCGCCCCGCCCGGCGCGTTCAGTTTCAAGACCGCCTACGACGAAGGGCTCGCGCGGTTTTCGCCCGGCGTCCTCCTGCAGCGCGAGAACCTCGCGTTGCTCTCCCGCCGCGATATCGCGTGGACCGATAGCTGCGCCGCGCCCGACCACCCGATGATCGAGCGCATCTGGCGGGAAAAGCGCACGATCGTGCGCACCAGCATCGCCATCGGCGGCCGCGGCCGCCGCGCGCTCGCATCCGCTATCTTCGCCGCCGAGACGCGCGGCCAATCCCGGGGACAGTAA
- a CDS encoding transcriptional regulator, with translation MDAQTGFTATDTAVFDADARAHFAAAYPETPGVIRHNLADSPLMTLDALAGLAGRLPPASIEYNRGDLPIGVDGKPGGTSVGIEDTIRHIAISNSWAVLKNIEQVPAYRNLLLALLGELQPLIEAKTGAMLRPQGFVFISSPDAVTPYHFDPEHNILLQLVGSKTMTQFPAGVDRFAPDTLHEGYHIGGPRELQWRHDLADGGTAFAIAAGEAVMVPVMAPHHVKNGPASSISLSITWRSDWSFAEADARCWNGVLRRWGLNPRPPGRFPATNRAKAAAWRIWRRLPSTN, from the coding sequence ATGGACGCCCAGACCGGCTTCACCGCGACCGACACCGCCGTCTTCGACGCCGATGCCCGCGCGCATTTCGCCGCCGCCTATCCCGAAACGCCCGGCGTCATCCGCCACAATCTGGCCGACAGCCCCCTGATGACGCTCGACGCGCTTGCCGGCCTCGCCGGTCGGCTGCCCCCCGCGTCGATCGAATACAACCGCGGCGACCTGCCGATCGGGGTAGACGGCAAGCCGGGCGGCACCAGCGTGGGGATCGAGGATACGATCCGCCACATCGCCATCAGCAACAGCTGGGCGGTGCTGAAGAACATCGAACAGGTGCCCGCCTACCGCAACCTGCTGCTGGCGCTGTTGGGCGAACTGCAGCCTCTCATCGAGGCGAAGACGGGCGCGATGCTGCGCCCACAGGGGTTCGTGTTCATCTCCAGCCCGGACGCGGTGACGCCGTATCATTTTGACCCCGAACATAATATTCTGCTGCAGCTGGTCGGCAGCAAGACGATGACCCAGTTCCCCGCCGGGGTCGACCGGTTCGCGCCCGATACCCTACACGAAGGGTATCACATCGGCGGGCCGCGCGAATTGCAATGGCGCCATGATCTTGCCGACGGGGGCACCGCGTTCGCGATCGCGGCGGGCGAGGCGGTGATGGTGCCGGTCATGGCCCCGCACCACGTCAAAAACGGCCCCGCCAGCTCGATCTCGCTGTCGATCACCTGGCGCAGCGACTGGTCCTTTGCTGAGGCCGATGCGCGCTGCTGGAACGGCGTACTCCGCCGCTGGGGCCTCAACCCCCGCCCGCCCGGCCGCTTCCCGGCGACCAATCGCGCCAAGGCGGCCGCGTGGCGCATATGGCGGCGGCTGCCGAGCACGAATTGA
- a CDS encoding acyl-CoA thioesterase produces MTDTPAQLTDESLVADLVALLDPAPLGDDRFEGARKKGGHGRVFGGQVIAQALIAAERTVDEDRAAHSLHAYFLRGGSEDHPITLEVDRQLDGGSFSNRRVVASQPDDNGTMRPILNLAASFQKHQPGLEHERVDIPAVPGPEELRSDEELRNEIAPSLPERVRRVFAEPRPIEIRATTGRHWLSEGPQEPVQNSWFRVRAPLPDDPRIHRAALAYLSDMQLLGTSIMPHGLSWMRGEVKSASLDHAIWFHAPFRADEWMLYHCDSPWSGGSRGFNRGAIFQDGRLIASVAQEGMIRRNEPRTR; encoded by the coding sequence ATGACCGATACCCCCGCCCAGCTCACCGACGAAAGCCTCGTCGCCGACCTCGTCGCCCTGCTCGATCCCGCACCGCTCGGCGACGACCGGTTCGAAGGCGCGCGCAAGAAGGGCGGTCACGGCCGCGTCTTCGGCGGGCAGGTGATCGCGCAGGCGCTGATCGCCGCCGAACGCACCGTGGACGAGGACCGCGCGGCCCACTCGCTCCATGCCTATTTCCTGCGCGGCGGCAGCGAGGACCATCCGATCACCCTGGAAGTAGATCGCCAGCTCGACGGCGGCAGCTTTTCCAATCGCCGGGTCGTCGCCAGCCAGCCCGACGATAACGGGACGATGCGCCCGATCCTGAACCTTGCGGCGAGCTTCCAGAAGCATCAGCCCGGCCTCGAACACGAGCGGGTCGACATTCCCGCAGTCCCCGGCCCCGAGGAACTGCGCAGCGACGAGGAACTGCGCAACGAGATCGCCCCCTCGTTGCCCGAGCGGGTCCGCCGCGTGTTCGCCGAGCCGCGCCCGATCGAGATCCGGGCCACCACCGGCCGTCACTGGCTGAGCGAGGGGCCGCAGGAGCCGGTGCAGAATTCGTGGTTCCGCGTGCGCGCTCCCCTGCCCGACGATCCGCGCATCCACCGCGCGGCGCTGGCCTACCTCAGCGATATGCAGTTGCTCGGCACCAGCATCATGCCGCACGGGCTTAGCTGGATGCGCGGCGAGGTGAAAAGCGCCAGCCTCGACCACGCAATCTGGTTCCACGCGCCGTTCCGCGCGGACGAATGGATGCTCTACCACTGCGACAGCCCGTGGTCCGGCGGCAGCCGCGGCTTCAACCGCGGGGCGATCTTCCAGGACGGCCGGCTGATCGCCAGCGTGGCGCAGGAAGGCATGATCCGCCGGAACGAGCCCCGCACGCGCTGA
- a CDS encoding helix-turn-helix domain-containing protein, translating into MAIDAVFQQDDERGNARRTLRLGVGGRLGDASAIAVTVRNISASGLLIDTPAQLADGDRFALDLPEAPDAVATVVWSDGSLFGCRFDTPLSSAALSAAELRGEPTDPDGQASEDFGERIHRLRIERGLSLADIAQRLGVSKPTVWAWEHGKARPVDRRLPDLAQALGVTPGGLEPAISGPPEVLERSRRKIAEAYGVDAAKVRIMIEL; encoded by the coding sequence GTGGCCATCGACGCGGTATTTCAACAGGACGACGAACGCGGCAATGCGCGGCGCACGCTGCGCCTCGGCGTCGGCGGGCGGCTCGGCGATGCGAGCGCGATCGCGGTCACCGTCCGCAACATCTCGGCCAGCGGATTGCTGATCGACACCCCCGCCCAGCTCGCGGACGGGGACCGCTTTGCGCTCGACCTGCCCGAAGCGCCCGATGCCGTCGCCACGGTCGTGTGGTCCGACGGAAGCCTCTTCGGCTGCCGCTTCGATACTCCCCTGTCGTCCGCCGCCCTCAGCGCAGCCGAACTGCGCGGCGAGCCGACCGATCCCGACGGGCAGGCGAGCGAGGACTTCGGGGAGCGCATCCACCGCCTGCGCATCGAGCGCGGACTGTCGCTGGCCGATATCGCCCAGCGCCTGGGTGTGTCGAAGCCGACGGTGTGGGCGTGGGAACACGGCAAGGCGCGCCCGGTCGATCGCCGCCTCCCGGACCTTGCCCAGGCGCTCGGCGTGACACCCGGCGGCCTCGAGCCGGCCATCAGCGGCCCGCCCGAAGTCCTCGAGCGCAGCCGCCGCAAGATCGCCGAAGCCTACGGCGTCGATGCGGCCAAGGTCCGCATCATGATCGAACTCTGA
- a CDS encoding GGDEF domain-containing protein — protein MRGTFSPGEYSALYELVAGSPTDLVLKTDPRGHIVHATPASARLGLAFAGDPVGRHLLELLHPSCAEIVIAEHGAAVAGRTGTGWIEVLAIAQDGAQRWLEMKLGPLPAGRGALGLLRSIEDRRSLEDRLFTAEMTDPLTRLTNRDAFTRMLAHLVERGAAGHLALFDLDHFRSINLRHGHSGGDRVLVACARLMRALLGPDDIISRTGGGSFGVLLPGADAGGARSACESVVAALRELGAEVPRGLRLTASAGLARIAGSADAALRNAELALLAAKSRGRARVVCAEGAASPWSLGKSCH, from the coding sequence ATGAGGGGCACTTTCTCGCCGGGTGAATACTCGGCGCTCTATGAGCTCGTGGCGGGCAGTCCGACCGATCTCGTTCTCAAGACCGATCCGCGCGGGCACATCGTCCATGCCACTCCGGCGAGTGCGCGGCTGGGCCTTGCCTTCGCGGGCGATCCGGTCGGCCGCCACCTGCTCGAACTGCTGCACCCGTCGTGCGCCGAGATCGTCATTGCCGAGCACGGCGCAGCGGTCGCCGGACGGACGGGTACCGGCTGGATCGAGGTTCTGGCGATCGCGCAGGACGGGGCGCAGCGCTGGCTCGAGATGAAGCTGGGCCCGCTTCCTGCCGGACGGGGGGCGCTGGGGCTCCTGCGGTCGATCGAGGATCGCAGGTCCCTGGAGGACCGGCTCTTCACCGCCGAGATGACCGACCCGCTGACCCGGCTCACCAACCGCGACGCGTTCACCCGCATGCTGGCGCACCTCGTGGAGCGCGGAGCGGCCGGGCACCTCGCGCTGTTCGATCTCGACCACTTCCGTTCGATCAACTTGCGCCACGGACACAGCGGCGGGGACCGCGTGCTGGTTGCTTGCGCCCGGCTCATGCGGGCGCTGCTGGGGCCCGACGACATCATCTCGCGCACCGGCGGCGGCAGTTTCGGCGTTCTCCTGCCGGGGGCCGACGCGGGCGGAGCGCGGTCGGCCTGTGAGAGCGTGGTCGCGGCGCTGCGCGAACTGGGCGCCGAAGTGCCGCGCGGCCTTCGCCTGACCGCCAGCGCCGGCCTCGCCCGGATTGCCGGAAGCGCCGATGCCGCCCTGCGCAATGCCGAACTCGCGCTGCTCGCCGCCAAATCGCGCGGCCGGGCCCGGGTCGTGTGCGCCGAAGGGGCCGCAAGCCCGTGGTCGCTCGGCAAGAGCTGCCACTGA